One Gossypium arboreum isolate Shixiya-1 chromosome 13, ASM2569848v2, whole genome shotgun sequence genomic window, agttattcaaattgtaaaattcaactcgattTGAACTAGaaactcgaattacttattcgagttgattcgaataactcaaataaatcGATTCGATTacctcaaaatttaaaaaaaaaattcaattttttagaATTGagtcgagttttgctcacccctacttTTGACAAAGACAAAAGACATGTCATTGTCATTCTAGATAATAATCGTGCCTCCTATGAAATTATTGTTTGGCCTTTTACATATGTTGAGGCATAGAGTCCACTTAGTGACATTATTTCTTGTTTCCTAAGTTCTCATTGGAGGGGAGATCATATTTCTTCTACGAGATGTGTCCTCAAAGGAAGAgagccaaaaacttgatgcaTCCGAAATTGACTAACAATTTGACTAAGACaaatgcacctatcaattaatactATAACTATGGTTAGTAtagatatcgttcccacgaagactaaaagtattagtaattattGTATTTCTATTATTTAGTCGAATAAATCGAGtaattgattaaaaactaaaattaattaaattaattaactagcCAACACAGCAAATAATAAATCAGGAAATAAATTattaacaaccaagaagcaaATAATACCTAAGAAAGAATTTACCTAGATCTCATCTGTCACAGTTAATCTAAATTACGTAATTTCTTTAGTTAgtaacttgatccgtagaaatctctaGATTATGCTAATAtttctttcgagagtaagagcaactgactctaggttgattaattgaaattttcttctaattaaaacccttattatcGTATTAACTCGTGCTATGAATTCTCCTATTAGGTTTGGCTCTGAtctagtagatttatgtcgtcctatttctaggattgcatgcaacttcacTCAATTACGTAAGATCTCCTCTTAAACAGTGTCTACTCCTCCtctaatttaagcacatcaaaaatggatcaataatatagaaatatctaaccaagaattaagcacacataattgagaataagaaATTAAGTATTTAttccataaaataaaaatcaaaagataGAATTCATTATAGGGTTCATCTCcttacatatttacaaatttagtTTATACTTGCAAATAAAAACAACTAAAATACACTATAGCCATAAGAAACAAATATTCTCATGATGATTTCCTAAGAAATCAAATGtgaatcttcaatcttgacagAAATCTACTTCAAAATCGATTTCAATGGTATTTttcaagttgttttcttgaatattgTAGAAGGCCCATTTTGCCCGGGCCTTTAGACTTATAAACCAAATgtaaaaatcaaaacaaaaaataaataaaaattataaaacagtCTAGCCCATTTACATTTACACTTGTAGCCCAATTTATAAACCCACTTTACAATAAGGTCCAAACCCAAACTAAGACTAACCCAGTTAACCCAAACAACCCAAAATACCCCAGGCCCAAAACACCTTTTCGGCAGAAACCCTAAGGTCTGCGCCACGACCTCGCACGAAACTAGTCTCCATGTCACGGTTTTCTCCTCCGTACGGCCATCGAACCTCGAGAAGATATCGAATAACAACAGTAACAACCACAGCAAATAACAGGAAAGCAATAgtagaaaaaataaaggaaatttgtatttatttatttattattatttttacttcgaTTCGGATATAAAAGGGAGCCGATTGTTTATTGTAAGGGGGATTACGAATATTGAAAAAAGAAATCAATCAAAATCAGTTTTTCAAAAAGGTGATTTCAGATCTCGCTTTTCTCTGGAATTTAGTTCTTATTTCTTTGATCTTCATTtgctgcaaaaaaaaaaagatacaaAGGAATAGGGGTTTTTCTTATATGTTGTTTGGCGTCGGTCTAGCTAGTGTTTACTTCTTTGGTCCTAAGGTTGACGGATCCTTGTGGATTTGGTCGAAACCGCGACAGTGGTGGAGGTGTATTAGGCACCGATGAAGCCCACGGGTCGACTAAGAGGGAGAAGAGATTGAAAAGTTTTGAGAGAAAAGGTTTTGAAATTTGTTTTGAGAGAATAATTGGCCAAGTGAGGTTATTAAGGCAATTTTTTGGCTCATATATGTGTTCAAAAAAGACGTTGCTTTAAGCCGTGAGCTTTGGTgttgaaacggcgtcgtttcacgACGTAACCCAACCACCTGACCCGTTTACCCTCAGGACCCACACGATTTCGCGATAAAGGGATATTTGTGCTATAAGTCCCTCCCATCCTGCACCGATCCTTATTTAAGCCTCAATcatgttttatttgttttttgcATTTTCCCTAAGATTTGCGCattgttacaatttaatccttatttgaacACTGCGTTTTGAGATTCGGGATATTTGTATTCCAAGTCCCTTCTCATTTGTGCGCGTTTTATTTCGATCCTCGGCTCTGTTTTAATGATTtgctttatttataaattatcctttcaattttttttcctatttcaattaagtttaagtttatgttttatattcttaaaatttatttacTATTCATTTTTTAACCTATTATTTTAACATACTATTTTGAactattttattaatttcattttgtttttttcttttgtatattcttgaattgttttattatataatttattattttaaaattttctccaTGCAAttctatgtttaaaatttttatataatatttatcctcatacattcatatttatatatacatatatataatttacataGAATTACTTATTTAAATTCCTTTTGAACATGTTCATATACttcttcttttaaatttatttatgtatattatttgtttcttttaagaATCCAATTTTCgcattatattttgtttgtttcaaATATTTTCCTATATTATTATCCTTTTGtatatacattatttatattaagttttcatttcatatatatcatcattttaaaccaatatgttttattttaaattattttgtatattagcTATTTCAAATTTCTTCTTAgataatatctattttaataatcattcataaattattagtttcattatttttatacatGTAAACTATTTCAAACCCTAGCATATGTTGTTCAATAGTAAATTTTTGTATATTTGATAGTTTATAAATCGTGTTATATCACATTGACTCTGGTTTTcatattgttttgtatattatgtGTTGTTTTAGTTGTCATATTATTTCACGTATTATTGTTTCGTATCGTTTATTAGTCTTTtgtattattatttcaatttttgttcatctatgttcaaaatttgttatattttattctaatttgttTCTTGGATGTGAGCTCATTGCTATTGTGTGTATGTTAATTTGTTCTTTTCTGTTCATTTGTATAATATTTCATCTATGTATATTGTTCCATGTTTGTAACTTTAATTTTTCTACATTATTGCTTCGTGATTCAAATTTCAATGTTTTGATTAATATTGGTCGTCTCATTTTTATTTCAAGTAAACCAAGTAAAGGTGTTTTGAGCcgattttataattgtttatttgATAAATTTCCCTAAACaaaggcaatgtttgatgttttgaaattCGAGAAAtagtgtcctaacgtactgggtttcgatttttcgtttgtccaaataatcaaatatccctttaaAGTTTCGTCcgttttttttttaacttcaaaacaaggcaatattctatgtttggaaatccgagaaatcgtgccctaacgtgttgtgtcgaaaccattttttaatcgactttttgaaaaacggaaatggagtcgccaccaatcctttttttatttaggtgtaatcggatcacctaagaatttggttattttaataaaatatttcttttttactaaaacaacaattttggcctacgtaaatatgagaaaacgggttcgaaagtcggttacgtatgaggaagggttagcaccctcattacgcccaaaattggtaccaaatcgattagatactatccttatgtctaaaattttaaaaagtttttgaAACGTGGTTCCttttaataatatttgaataacctgagttggtcatcaaaattttcttgtttcagaggaatatagcatcacatccagcacgataggatatgatcctttataccctcgaaaacatgataaattttgacttccaaaagtttatatgttgaaaacTGCAAAaagatgcccaattatttagtccaacgaaaaaatcgaaacccagcacagtagggcacgattcctcgaatttctagacatcggatattgccttattttagaatttagaaaacatgagtgaaattctaaaggaatattcgattattttgaaccaacaggaaatcgcaacccagcacgatagggcacgattccccgaattgccaacaTCGAACATTACTTTCGTTTTAGAGAATTTTTAAAGACATGggtgaaattccaaaggaatattcgattgttttgaacaaacgggaaattgcaacccagcacgatagggcacgactccccgaattgccaaacatcgaacatttctttcgttttaaagagtttttagaaaacatgaatgaaattctaaagggacattcgattattttgagcaaacgagaaattgcaacccagcacgttagggcacgattccgtgaattgccaaatatcgaacatcgccttcgttttaaagaatttttgaatgaataattataaaactagcttaaaacgcatTAATTCGACTTGAAATAAAACGGAATTAATCTTAAAGATTTGGACCTTATAAAACCAAATTTCATAAACCAAGTGGAAAACAATGATATGGGATAATATACACATCAAATACAATACCAATTAACAACCTAATAACTAAGCATAGCTGATCTAGAAAAGATAATCAAACTCGCAAGCATGGATGACAAACAATTAATAAAACAATGAATGGATGATATACCACAATGATAAATATGACACAATATAAATCAATCAACAAATCATATACAAaacaaaatggaatttggaaGCCAATGTGGTATAGGACAATTTTAAAATAGTGACGAATAAATGAAtacataaattacacaatatataaATTGATGAATTTAAAACTATTTGTGAGAACAAACTAAAATGTATACCATAATCACTAAAATATATGTTATAGGATGAATATTTTTAAATCGAATGATATGCAAAGTATTAAAGAATATTGGTCTAAAATTGACAATTTACATGTAATAAAGAAAATTTTAGATTATGTATAagatataaaaatagaaataataagaatgtataataaaatataatttttaaaacataatggatttacaaatcatatatatgtatacataaatTTAGAAATAATTGTTTGTAGAAATATCATATAAATGTACACAagatcaaattatttttaccatatgcgtataaatatatatacattgaaacatttaaataaaaaataactatCTAATATGTCAAAAGAATACAATATAAAGAAATTCAAAACAATGATTTTATAACAAAATGAATTTTTGAAATAATGATTTACCCATTAagataatatatgtaaaaatgtttaaatgagacattatttgataattaaaataatatgatataaataCAAATCTCAAGATAATGATTCTTATAAAATAAGGTATTAAAATAATTTGACAcacataaataaaattaaatggattttcaaaattcatgatAAATAAAAGAtgcaatttaaaataatataagtaTGAATATATAAGAAATTGAACCAATTACCATGTCAAACGTAAAATTTTACGACATAAAAAAACTTTGATATGatcgaaaatatatatatatatataaataaaagtgTTAAGTGAGTCTTAAAAGAATAAGCCATACAAATACAAACTTAATTAAAATCAAACTAAAATAAAAGGGAAATTTATAAAAGAAACAAGTCACTTAAAAATAAAAGGCCCAATAGGTAAAGCATGCAAATGCGCAGGGGCTCAAACTGGAAATAATCCAGGCCTCAAAACGCTACGTTTAAGCGCGGATTAAATTGCAACAAAGCACAAATTACAAgtccaaataaaaaaaaagaagcaagGCGCATAAGGCGAAATCGAAGGCTCGCGCGAATATGGAGGACCTAGCGCGCAAATTCTCCTTTTTAAGCAAATGGGCGTGTATTTCAATGCGCGGATCCTTACCATTGAATGGCGccgtttcaattttgattcaaaattaaaagaaacagaatggAAATAAGCCATTTTACAAGCCACAAACCGAACAACCATCTGCTAGGGTTTTGGCGCCGCAGCTTTGAGGTTTTTTCAGCCCCTTTCGTCCTTTCAACTGCCACCGTCCCACCATTGAATTCAATGGGAGGTAGCTTGTCATGGAAGCGTTCCATTTTCTTACTCCAAACCTCGCCTCAAAAGCTCAGATTTTTTAGCCCCGAGAACCTATCTCAAACTTCGATTTCAACAAAGAAAAGATGGTCTCTGATGGCTTGTACGCGAAGGTAAGCCCTTCCCTCTCCTTTTTCTTATGCAAATAAACTGTGCGAAAATGTAGAAAAGAGAATAAACGAAACAGATTCAAGAGAAAAGCAGACGAAGCACTCGGGATCACCTTTTTCAATTGCTTTTTGAACTTTTTTcttcaatatttatttttgtgtctgtgatatgcgtgttttttttttgtaaccCTTACAAAGATTAAAAATCTTGGCTTTATAGCTGAGATGCAAgaaaatcaaaaaaataaaaatacaattctTTCGTTATTTCCTATTTGCTGCTACTCTATTTGTCCTTTTTACAGGTACAGGGTGTGCTGGCGCTCGGGTACGGGAGCTGTGCTAGAGTACGGAGGCGTGGGCGTGGCGTGGCTGCTGAGCTGGAGCTGAGGCATTGTCCGATTCTTGGCTGTGGCGCAAAATGAAGGGGGTgacctagggtttctgaaactgTTAAGGAGATGGGCCTATTGGGCTTGTTTTGATTTGGGCTTGTAATGGGTATCGGGTCTGGGTTTATTTGGGCCATTTGGGTTAATTTGGTTTTAGGGTCATGTAACAGGGACATTTTAATGGACTGTTATAAAACTgaactattataatatttattgggtttttattttttgtttttggtttggtGTTTGCACTGGCCCGGGCCAAAATTGGTCATTACAtgttgggtttcagtttttcgttggaccaaataattgaatatccttttgtaattttcaaatgtATGAGCTTTTGGAAATCAAGAATCAATCGTGGTTTTGAGGGTTTAAAATGTCATGTCCTagcgtgctggatgtgatatttttttCCTTCGTAACAAGAGAATTTTAACATCTAATTCGAGttgttcaaatgttttaaaagaaaccgtatttcaaaatctttttaaattttagacataaggatattaattaatcaattaggtaccaattttgggcgttacgagggtactaatccttcctagtacgtaaccgactctcgaacccgttttcttaaatttcgtagaccaaagtcattgttttaataaatcaaagtgctttattaaaatgatcaatcttaaggtgacccaatcacaccttggaaaaaggattggtggcgactccatacctCGTTTTAaggtcgatccccgtttttccaaaataaaaaaatcgTTTCGACAAATATTCTATAAAGGCTCACCCCTATCTTTtcatttttgtcatatatatgtCTTAGAatgcataaaaaaattaaaaatcttgATTTTCTACTGTTCAGAGTGCAAATTTGCGCAATCAACATGGCCTACCACATGGTCGTGTAGTAGctcgtgtgggtcacacggccgtgtggaatgAGTCAGCCTATGTGGCTCTTGTAGCTTGCTCTGATTTTTCAGTTTTCACTCATTTTTCACTcgttttgctcccaaatgctctattaagcataaaaacatgaatttaaaagagTAGGAGCATACAATTCACAATTAACATTGAATAATtacccaaaaatgcattaagaatgaagttaaaatatgttacttttagcacttatcaaaTAAAGAGATCAGTCATTAAGCCTAACTATGGCACCTGGTGGATTAGAAGAGATTTTGTTGAAGATGAGTTTGTTTCTTAACTTTCATATTGCCCAAAGCAAGCAGATGAAGATTGCGTAGAGATTCATTACTTCTTGAGAAGTTATATCATAGACTTGGAGCCACTAAAAATCCATGATGAAATAGAAATGAGCTTAAACAAGTCAATCTCGAGAGAGAGAGGGGGATCCAAACCAGATAGCTTTAGCAAAATCAAATTGGACAAAAAAGATGCTCCATGATTTTAGCTTCATTTTGACACACAGGACAAGCACCATCAGTGACATGCTTAACATTTTGGTGTTGGTAATAATATGATTATGAGGACTGATAGTAAAGTCTAAGATGAATAGTACACTTTAAAATATTAATGTGatgcgtcgttgagagcaccaaaaatatcctattccctgtaaaataacgaaaaagaaatagtaaaggggaagtagggtcgaattcTCAAGGATcagattatacgaatgcttgtttcttgaaatcctgggcagaatcgtACCCAAAAAAACCTGCATTcttggaaaaaataaaaatagaatttaagaattgattttggaagcgaaaaataaaataaaaacagaatttaaagtttactgaaattatgattacgaaaataataaaaataataaagagagttttaagagaaaagaaattcttatgggaaagttccagcctccggttgtctcattccgccttgggctcaatccttggcttttggatgatccttctcgactcaagtaagccagttatagtggaagaggacacctataaccaccagctccaaagattagacttacgatttttagggaacctgactctagccagtaatctatgctagatcaacgcttctcaatggcgaatcccatgccattttgtctctttggctcgccaacctctgacgtagtaagttaacgaaccgactatgcaatccttccaaaacatacaaagcggccacCTTTGCATATGCTTTGAAAAGCttacttaagggccatggactgAAGCGTCACCAGTAAagtgagaaacgatgaatacttggcgagaaggctaagtatggattctaggcctcaagaacccttttggggaaatattgagaacttttggctagaagggttttagtggctcatgataatggtggaaaagaaaagaaaattatggaaaaagaaattttattaaaagaaaaaaaaatggaaagaacaaaagacttttaaggggagagtgtttacagaaaaagatgaacaccaaatagagtcacttcaccccctatttatagtgctaggaagatagtttaatttaacttaaattctaaaagataagtacatttaattaaagataattaaagataattaaaataaaatcctaaaattaaataatcctaataattatcttaatattaattatcctaataaaatagagtcttccaaaataaaatctcttctatttgcttttaagtccttgtgccttccatgttcacACTTTTGGcacatatttgtcccacgttgcatattggcccatttaatctccaaattgacgctttttcccttgaatttactttttgcctccaatttagtccctaaaagataaaaagacataaatagctcaaattagtaggctcaaactcaaaataaacacataattaatatataaaaacacgtcattttagagtattatcaaattcccccctacttagcccatgcttgccctcaagtatgtttCCTATCGACTATGAAAGCTAGATTCTGCCATAAAAGAAAtaccactccaaagtttcataaaaattagttaaaatgcatatgaaaaataaagagacctctaagcttgctttaagtaaaacaaaaaaagtattccaattaattcacacaaaaattaagatcgacttgagttatgctatttaggtaaattaccaaacctactaagacactttaattatttcctcctttagtccccgaagtgcaactttattagtattttttttcttttttttcctttttttccttttttgattttttttaaattttattattatttatttacttaggaatatattaaaccttttgacgcgaagagagatgacaacccaagcaccccaccTCGGTTACTCATTAACATActcctaaaattatttattttaggttagcggagttttacccaacacgtcacacaaccttttgacgccaagtagaatgacaacccaagcaccctacccggtTACTCGATCGATCACGATTTGAGCCATACTCATAACCTCGGCTAGCGGAGTTTTACTtgtcacgtcacacaaccttttgacgccaagtagaatgacaacccaagcaccctaccccggtttTTCGATCGACCACGATTTAAGTCAGACTCGTAACCatggaaaacatttattaaaaattaaacgatatttaaaattcttgagaactcagaaagaaaaaatttaagtgtcaaaaataagtttcaataatcacctaatagccatgaacattaattaagcatgcaatcattttaagtgttcactttatattaaacttgatcaattttacgaaaagcaagatagaattaaccctattaatcacaattatttttagcctaataaaaataaaatagtggagATGGCATCAATTATGGGAAAAATCATAACTTCCTTAGAAGGTAAGAATCATGCTTGTAGGTCAAATGGTAGGCAATTCCTGGTAAAATCTTGGGCACGAAAAGCGGCAggatattcttaaaataaataaatgagcaGAAACGAGCACAAAACAGTAGCAACAACAATATGACAACAAAAATAgcatataataacaataacaacgAAGAATGCCTCCcccacttaaaacacatagtcctcgatgtgaaagtaaaaggaaaacaaataggtggagaaaaaaaaagtttagaaaaactCCCCATGTAGTTACCGTCGGTTGGCGCACacggtggagaagaagatggcgAAGCGGCAAGAGGTGGAGACGGGGTGGGTGACGTGTGCAACGACGGTTCAGCTTCGAGTTCTCACCATGGTGGCTGAGAAATCGACGGTGGGTGGTGAAGGAGAAAGGATTCGGCGGTTATGGAGAAATTTGGGGGAAAAAATGTAAGGTTTGGGGGTTTTATTTGCTGAAAAGGGGTGTTTGGCTGTAGGTTTTGGGGATTTTAAGGCTGGAATAGGACTGTTTTGGCTACAGAGATATGGCATTCTGGGTTGGAATAGAACTGTTTGGTACCATAGATAGGGTTGTTTTGGTGCACACTTtctgtctttttttttcttcatattttcgctccatttcacctagatggaagaagataaatttattaatatttaactaaaataaaataaaataataaataataaataaaaaggaaagaaaataataaataaaaataaaaataaaaagaaagattgggttgcctcccaacaagcgcttgtttaacgtcacTAGCTCGACGCCTTGAACAGTTTTATGGTGGTTCTAACTGAATTTTCTCGACCGTGTGGGCCTGGAAATTCTCATAAAATAGCTTCAGCCATTGACCATTGACTGTGAACCGCTTTCCTAATTCTTCACTTTCTATTTCAACTGCGCCATGCGTAAATACTTCAGTCACAATAAAAGGTCCTTGCCACTAAGATCGAAGCTTACTTGGGAATAGCTTTAATACGGAGTTATAAAGCAAAACTCTTTGTCCTACTGAGAAATGCTTCTGAACTATATTTTTGTCATGAAACATCTTTGTTTTGTCCTTATAAATTCGAGCATTCTCGTAGGAATCATTGCGAATTTCCTCCAATTCTTGAATATCCAATTTCCTTGCCTTCCCCGCAGGCTCTAACTCCATGTTACATTGTCGAATAGCCCAATAAGCTTTATGCTCCAAATCTACTGGTAGATGACACGCTTTGCCAAAAACAAGTCGATACGGGGTCATACCAATTGGTCCCTTATACGCCGTCCGGTAGGCCCAAAGCGCGTCATTGAGCCGAAGACTCCAATCCTTACGGTTGGGTCGAACtgtttttttccaaaattgactTGATCTCCGTGTTTGAAACCTCTGCTAGGCCGATCGTTTGGGGATGGTAGGCTGTTGCTATACGATGATGAAcccatattttgataatagtgcctCCATGACCTTGTTGCAAAAGTGGGTACCACGATCACTGATCAAAGCTCGAGGTGTTCCAAACCTAGAAAAAAATAGTTCGTTTTAGAAACTCCACAACAGTTTTAGCATTATTATTGTGAGTAGGCTttgcttctatccacttagaaacatagtctactgcaagaagtatatatacgtttccaaacgaagaaataaaggggcccatgaaatcaatgccccatacattaaaaatctcacatacatgaatcggggataggggcatttgatttTGTCTAGTGATATTACCTGTATGCTGACATTTATCGCAAGACTTACAAAAGTTAAACGCGTCGTGAAAGATTGTAGGCCAATATAGCTTACACTCTAATACCTTGTGAGCTGTCCGCTTAGGGCCAAAGTGACCTCCACAAGCTTCTGTGTGACAAAAAGTGAGGATAGAGGTTACCTCGGTTTCTGGAACACATCGTCGTATTATCTGATCTGAGCAATGTTTCCACAAGTATGGATCGTCCCATATGTAATTCTGAGCTTTGCGTCTAAGCTTATTTTTTACGGATTGAGCTAACTCAGTGGGCAACGATCCCGTGGTTAAGAGTTAACTATGTCTGCATACCACGAATAGTAAGCCTCGGTTGAGAATAAGCTTTCGTCGGGGAACTCATCCTCTATGGGATCATCATCAAACGGAGTTTTTATCCTACTCAAGTGGTCGGCCATCAagttttcacacccctttttgtcACGAACctcgatgtcaaattcttggagcagtAAAATCCACCTAATGAGCCTTGACTTTGCTTCTTTCTTTGCGATCAAGTACCTAAGAGCCACATGGTCAGAAAAAATGATCACCTTAGATCCTAGtaaatatgatcgaaatttatctagagcaaacacaatagctaaaAGTTCTTTTTCTGTGGTTGTGTAGTTGCTTTGTGCAGCATCTAGGGTCTTTGAGGCGTAACAGATGACATGAGGCTCTTTCGCTATCTTTTGTCCCAATACGGCTCCCACGCTGCTTTCGCTTGCATCGCACATAATTTCAAAGGGATAGCTCCAGTTTGGTGCTTGCACTATAGGGGCGGTTACCAACTTTTACTTAAGTGTATCAAAAGCCTCCTTGTATTTTGGGTCAAACTTAAATTTCT contains:
- the LOC108462593 gene encoding uncharacterized protein LOC108462593, with amino-acid sequence MELEPAGKARKLDIQELEEIRNDSYENARIYKDKTKMFHDKNIVQKHFSVGQRVLLYNSVLKLFPIEIESEELGKRFTVNGQWLKLFYENFQAHTVEKIQLEPP